One genomic region from Leifsonia poae encodes:
- a CDS encoding MFS transporter, with the protein MTTREAVEAPGAEPEDSAIRSAGGGRATVNLVLVGVGALVVSLSQTVLIPVLGTLPKELNTSAANVSWLLTSTLLVAAVAVPIMGRLGDMFGKRLLLLVAIGALVLGSVMAALMNDIVWLIVARAIQGIGSAAIPLGISLLATIMPKKRVASSIALISAMLGVGGALGLPFAGLIVEHSNFHVLFWITGVVGLISFLGILLFVPESHHREGGRVDIVGSVLLAIGLVALLLPLEESSTWGWGDVKTIGLLIVAAVVFVVFALVQLRFKQPLVDIRALRRPRSF; encoded by the coding sequence GTGACGACCCGAGAAGCAGTCGAGGCGCCCGGCGCCGAACCCGAAGACAGCGCCATCCGCTCGGCCGGCGGCGGGCGGGCGACCGTCAATCTGGTGCTGGTCGGCGTGGGTGCACTGGTCGTCTCGCTCTCGCAGACGGTGCTCATCCCGGTGCTCGGCACGCTGCCGAAAGAGCTGAACACCTCCGCCGCGAACGTCAGCTGGCTGCTGACCTCGACGCTCCTGGTGGCCGCGGTGGCCGTTCCGATCATGGGCCGGCTCGGCGACATGTTCGGCAAACGGCTCCTGTTGCTCGTCGCCATCGGTGCGCTCGTTCTGGGTTCGGTCATGGCGGCGCTGATGAACGACATCGTCTGGCTCATCGTGGCGCGGGCGATCCAAGGCATCGGCTCGGCTGCCATCCCGCTGGGGATCAGCCTGCTGGCCACGATCATGCCGAAGAAGCGCGTGGCGTCCTCCATCGCGCTCATCAGTGCGATGCTCGGCGTCGGGGGCGCGCTCGGACTGCCGTTCGCCGGACTGATCGTCGAGCACTCGAACTTCCACGTGCTGTTCTGGATCACCGGCGTCGTCGGCCTGATCTCGTTCCTCGGCATCCTGCTCTTCGTGCCGGAATCGCACCACCGCGAAGGCGGCCGCGTCGACATCGTCGGGTCGGTGCTGCTCGCCATCGGTCTCGTTGCGCTGCTGCTGCCGCTCGAAGAGAGCTCGACCTGGGGATGGGGTGATGTCAAGACCATCGGCCTGCTGATCGTCGCCGCCGTCGTCTTCGTCGTCTTCGCCCTCGTTCAACTGCGGTTCAAGCAACCGCTGGTGGACATCCGCGCGCTGCGCCGCCCCCGATCCTTCTGA
- a CDS encoding MFS transporter, translating into MLFGFALFASMIGTASFVETPAIAGYGFGASVVVGGLTMLPSGIAMLIVSPLTARLITAWGPSFTLSLGALVVAAGWVYRIFAVGSLTEVIIGSAIIGIGTGIGYAAIPSLINAHTPPSEIAAANGLNSLFRSLGSSLAAAIGASILAANTVLLGAVAIPSLSAYRILFVICAVASLCAAIIVLFIPRTKRAIA; encoded by the coding sequence GTGCTGTTCGGATTCGCCCTGTTCGCGTCGATGATCGGAACGGCCTCGTTCGTCGAGACGCCGGCGATCGCCGGATACGGGTTCGGGGCCTCCGTCGTCGTCGGTGGCCTCACGATGCTGCCCAGCGGCATCGCCATGCTGATCGTCTCTCCCCTCACCGCGCGTCTGATCACGGCCTGGGGGCCATCGTTCACGCTGTCGCTCGGCGCTCTCGTCGTCGCCGCCGGATGGGTCTACCGCATCTTCGCAGTCGGGTCGCTCACCGAGGTCATCATCGGCTCGGCCATTATCGGCATCGGAACGGGGATCGGCTACGCCGCCATCCCGTCTTTGATCAACGCGCACACGCCGCCATCGGAGATCGCCGCCGCCAACGGTCTCAACTCGCTTTTCCGCAGCCTGGGAAGCTCGCTCGCCGCAGCGATCGGTGCGAGCATCCTGGCGGCCAACACCGTGCTTCTCGGCGCGGTTGCGATCCCGTCGCTCTCGGCGTACCGCATCCTGTTCGTGATCTGCGCGGTGGCGTCGCTGTGCGCCGCGATCATCGTGCTCTTCATCCCGCGAACGAAGCGCGCCATCGCCTGA
- a CDS encoding carboxylesterase/lipase family protein: protein MSIPAPDVESADPTQDGPTVTIDAGRVRGVWRDASAAFLGIPFAEPPVGPLRFEAPVPIAAWDGVRDATKLGPTPQRKQLAEITLIPEPSIPGDSTLNVNVYTPAPGKPETALPVLVYIHGGGYTAGSPASPWYDGRSFNRDGVVTVSLSYRLGFDGFGYIDGAPSNRGVRDWLLALDWVQRNIAAFGGDPARVTIAGQSAGGGAVLTLLGMPAAQHLFHSAWSLSGAVGDVTEARAKTFAETLARLAGVGATRDGFASLPETRILELQDAASNPDNLDPMAGVAAMLENGLPWGPMIDGELLTQPTFDSLRSGVGGDKPLVLGATDDEFTMATDAAKNKLRFVPASLALGKLLTDKGRRKAYLAANKAQHRKGTAAVLGRFMTDSMFRAPLVRVAEARGSHPTWVYRFSWASPKFGWAVHCLDVPFWFDCLDSEKVDLIAGDNPPQSLATELHGAAVSLVVEGTPGWRAWSDAPGATRVFGGGGSAPEVLPDGLAEVRALV, encoded by the coding sequence ATGAGCATTCCCGCACCCGACGTCGAATCCGCCGACCCGACCCAGGACGGCCCGACCGTCACGATCGACGCCGGTCGCGTCCGCGGCGTGTGGCGCGACGCATCCGCCGCGTTCCTCGGCATCCCCTTCGCCGAACCGCCGGTCGGCCCACTGCGTTTCGAAGCACCCGTGCCGATCGCCGCCTGGGACGGCGTGCGGGATGCGACGAAGCTCGGCCCGACCCCACAGCGCAAGCAGCTCGCCGAGATCACGCTGATCCCTGAGCCGTCCATCCCGGGAGACTCGACCCTGAACGTCAATGTGTACACCCCCGCGCCGGGCAAGCCCGAAACGGCCCTGCCCGTGCTGGTCTACATCCATGGAGGCGGCTACACGGCCGGCTCCCCCGCGAGCCCCTGGTATGACGGACGCTCCTTCAACCGCGACGGTGTGGTGACGGTCTCTCTCTCCTACCGGCTCGGCTTCGACGGTTTCGGCTACATCGACGGCGCCCCGAGCAACCGCGGCGTGCGCGACTGGCTGCTCGCCCTCGACTGGGTGCAGCGCAACATCGCGGCCTTCGGCGGCGACCCCGCGCGGGTCACGATCGCGGGACAATCCGCCGGCGGCGGTGCCGTGCTGACTCTGCTCGGGATGCCCGCAGCCCAGCACCTCTTCCACTCGGCGTGGAGCCTCTCGGGCGCCGTCGGCGACGTGACAGAGGCGCGCGCGAAGACCTTCGCCGAGACTCTCGCGCGCCTCGCCGGCGTCGGGGCCACGCGCGACGGATTCGCCTCGCTGCCCGAGACGCGCATCCTCGAGCTGCAGGATGCGGCCTCCAACCCCGACAACCTCGACCCCATGGCCGGGGTCGCCGCCATGCTCGAGAACGGCCTCCCCTGGGGCCCGATGATCGACGGCGAGCTGCTCACGCAGCCGACTTTCGACTCGCTGCGCAGCGGTGTCGGCGGCGACAAGCCGCTCGTCCTCGGCGCCACCGACGACGAGTTCACGATGGCGACCGACGCCGCGAAGAACAAGCTGCGCTTCGTGCCGGCCTCCCTCGCGCTCGGCAAGCTGCTCACCGATAAGGGCCGCCGCAAGGCCTACCTCGCCGCCAACAAGGCGCAGCACCGCAAAGGCACCGCCGCCGTTCTCGGCCGGTTCATGACGGACAGCATGTTCCGCGCGCCGCTGGTGCGCGTCGCCGAGGCGCGCGGATCCCACCCGACCTGGGTGTACCGCTTCTCCTGGGCATCGCCGAAGTTCGGCTGGGCGGTGCACTGCCTCGACGTGCCGTTCTGGTTCGACTGCCTCGACTCGGAGAAGGTCGACCTCATCGCCGGCGACAACCCGCCGCAGTCGCTGGCCACCGAACTTCACGGTGCAGCGGTCTCGCTCGTGGTCGAAGGCACGCCGGGCTGGCGCGCCTGGTCGGATGCGCCGGGTGCGACCCGGGTCTTCGGTGGCGGAGGCTCCGCACCGGAGGTCCTGCCCGACGGCCTCGCGGAGGTGCGCGCCCTGGTCTGA
- a CDS encoding TetR/AcrR family transcriptional regulator, which yields MAQRGSYAKGIAKREEILTTALDVIAREGYRGASVKELADAVGLSQAGLLHYFDSKDELFTEILRKRDDLDLETYRALPDTDPIRVFLRVMRHNAEVPGLVELYTRLAAEASDHAHPAHKFFIERRAAMHTLFDDMVDEGKAAGRYPKDLDTASFGTVVNAVADGLQTMWLQDPTIDMASEIERLLVALGVLTPERSITA from the coding sequence ATGGCACAACGAGGTTCATATGCGAAAGGCATCGCCAAACGCGAAGAAATCCTCACGACGGCACTCGACGTGATCGCCCGTGAGGGCTATCGCGGTGCCTCCGTGAAAGAACTCGCCGACGCCGTCGGCCTGAGCCAGGCCGGCCTGCTGCACTACTTCGACAGCAAAGACGAGCTGTTCACAGAGATCCTGCGCAAACGCGACGACCTCGACCTCGAGACCTACCGGGCCCTACCCGACACCGATCCCATCCGGGTGTTCCTCCGGGTGATGCGCCACAACGCCGAGGTGCCCGGGCTGGTCGAGCTGTACACACGACTTGCGGCGGAAGCCAGCGACCACGCGCATCCCGCCCACAAGTTCTTCATCGAACGCCGTGCGGCCATGCACACCCTCTTCGATGACATGGTCGACGAGGGCAAAGCCGCGGGGCGCTACCCGAAAGACCTCGACACAGCCTCCTTCGGCACGGTGGTCAACGCCGTCGCCGACGGACTGCAGACGATGTGGCTGCAAGATCCCACCATCGACATGGCTTCCGAGATCGAGCGACTGCTCGTCGCCCTCGGAGTTCTCACACCCGAACGGAGCATCACCGCATGA
- a CDS encoding MFS transporter has translation MTTPSEPLAPADVAFVEEAAGNEDPPTPIKGVRRLLGWIIPANLGVFLIWGAVPGILLPHQVTLIDPDPVRKVANLAIVMTISAFAAMLAQPIAGQLSDRTRSRFGRRAPWIFLGALAGGLSLVGLAFANSIVGIAIAWVLVQVCYNFAQGPLSAVMPDRVPLSRRGTFAALSGIGLMVGALGGQIIGSLFFNSLAVGYLFFAAFSIVALTLFIVFNPDYSSKELPVEPFKLGDFLRTFWVSPRRHPDFFWAFTGRLLLYTGYFAVTGYQLFILTDYLGIKQPEDVIPLLGVLSLAGILISTVIAGPLSDKLGRRKIFVFISSVVTGLALVFPWVSPTFPAWMIMTFVSGLGFGMFQAVDTALMSQVLPSAKSFAKDLGVVNIAATLPQTLAPAAAGAIVLTLGYAGLFPVGIVLSILGAFAVWPIKAVR, from the coding sequence ATGACAACGCCGTCAGAACCCCTAGCGCCCGCCGACGTCGCCTTCGTCGAAGAAGCCGCCGGAAACGAAGACCCGCCCACACCCATCAAAGGCGTACGTCGACTGCTGGGCTGGATCATCCCCGCCAACCTCGGCGTCTTCCTGATCTGGGGCGCCGTGCCCGGCATCCTGCTACCCCACCAGGTCACACTGATCGACCCCGACCCGGTGCGCAAGGTGGCCAACCTGGCCATCGTCATGACGATCAGCGCCTTCGCCGCGATGCTCGCGCAGCCGATCGCAGGCCAGCTCTCCGATCGCACCCGGTCGCGTTTCGGCCGCCGCGCGCCGTGGATCTTCCTGGGTGCGCTCGCCGGCGGGCTCTCCCTCGTGGGCCTCGCCTTCGCCAACAGCATCGTTGGCATCGCGATCGCGTGGGTGCTCGTGCAGGTCTGCTACAACTTCGCGCAGGGCCCGCTGAGCGCGGTCATGCCCGACCGGGTTCCGCTCTCCCGCCGTGGCACGTTCGCCGCGCTCTCCGGGATCGGCCTGATGGTCGGCGCCCTCGGCGGTCAGATCATCGGCTCGCTGTTCTTCAACAGCCTCGCGGTGGGGTACCTGTTCTTCGCCGCCTTCTCGATCGTCGCACTGACCCTGTTCATCGTCTTCAACCCGGACTACTCCAGCAAAGAACTGCCGGTCGAACCGTTCAAGCTCGGCGACTTCCTGCGGACGTTCTGGGTGAGCCCGCGCCGTCACCCGGACTTCTTCTGGGCGTTCACGGGTCGGCTTTTGCTCTACACGGGGTACTTCGCGGTGACCGGGTACCAGCTGTTCATCCTCACCGACTACCTCGGCATCAAGCAGCCGGAAGACGTCATCCCGCTGCTCGGTGTGCTGAGCCTCGCCGGCATCCTGATCTCGACCGTCATCGCGGGGCCCCTCTCCGACAAGCTCGGGCGACGCAAGATCTTCGTCTTCATCTCCTCGGTCGTGACCGGCCTCGCGCTCGTCTTCCCGTGGGTGTCGCCGACGTTCCCGGCCTGGATGATCATGACGTTCGTCTCCGGCCTCGGCTTCGGGATGTTCCAGGCCGTCGACACCGCGCTGATGAGCCAGGTGCTCCCCTCCGCGAAATCGTTCGCCAAAGACCTCGGCGTCGTCAACATCGCGGCGACCCTTCCGCAGACGCTCGCCCCGGCCGCGGCCGGAGCGATCGTGCTCACGCTCGGCTACGCGGGGCTCTTCCCGGTGGGCATCGTCCTGAGCATCCTCGGCGCCTTCGCCGTCTGGCCGATCAAAGCCGTTCGCTGA
- a CDS encoding phosphatase PAP2 family protein, with translation MTAGTDQRQKVQSAAFRVPRPRKMLWWSLGLLAAFVVMGVFVMIGRGVPFTQPLDDWWRTIVGASPDSALYRTAVPMFFQNLGEGPGTLVSVVVIPAVLVIVGRWRSALFFLSITLVGPGLFSQVMKNLVNRPRPAADPEHGLFGPLFLVDHGSFPSGHSVSAGALVFGIAALIPASRRLLRTAWWVIAAVLMVGMVWQRTLVNAHWLSDTVFGLAAGVAAALLMWWVFWPLLRQDYGRPVWFLHLGHRARLTAV, from the coding sequence ATGACAGCCGGAACCGACCAGCGCCAGAAGGTGCAGAGCGCAGCGTTCCGGGTTCCGCGGCCCCGGAAGATGCTGTGGTGGTCGCTCGGGCTGCTCGCCGCATTCGTCGTCATGGGAGTGTTCGTGATGATCGGCCGTGGGGTGCCGTTCACCCAGCCGCTCGACGATTGGTGGCGCACGATCGTCGGCGCCTCACCAGACAGCGCGCTGTACCGCACCGCGGTGCCGATGTTCTTCCAGAACCTCGGTGAGGGCCCAGGAACGCTGGTCTCGGTCGTCGTCATCCCCGCCGTGCTGGTCATCGTGGGGCGGTGGCGTTCCGCGCTCTTCTTCCTGAGCATCACGCTGGTCGGGCCGGGGCTGTTCTCCCAGGTGATGAAGAACCTGGTCAACCGCCCCCGCCCCGCCGCCGACCCGGAACACGGACTGTTCGGCCCGCTGTTCCTGGTCGACCACGGCTCGTTCCCGTCCGGGCACTCGGTGTCGGCGGGCGCGCTCGTCTTCGGTATCGCTGCCCTCATCCCCGCCTCCCGCCGGCTCCTGCGCACAGCGTGGTGGGTGATCGCGGCGGTGCTGATGGTCGGCATGGTCTGGCAGCGCACGCTCGTCAATGCGCACTGGCTCTCCGACACGGTCTTCGGCCTCGCCGCGGGCGTGGCCGCCGCCCTGCTGATGTGGTGGGTGTTCTGGCCGCTCCTGCGGCAGGACTACGGCCGCCCCGTCTGGTTCCTCCACCTCGGGCACCGCGCCCGACTCACCGCCGTCTGA
- a CDS encoding glycoside hydrolase family 3 C-terminal domain-containing protein, with product MTDTATPDATASVADLTLEEKASLTSGASFWWTKGVERAGIPTVMLTDGPHGLRKQRGSADHLGIGDSVPATCFPPAVGLGSSWDEELAHRVGEALGVESSIEDVAVILGPGVNIKRSPLCGRNFEYFSEDPIVSGVMGAAVVQGTQSTGVGTSLKHFAANNQESDRMRSSSDIDPRPLREIYLRSFQRVVQDAQPFTVMCSYNRVNGVFASENPFLLSHVLRDEWGFEGLVVSDWGAVNDRVAALAAGMDLEMPSSGGRTDAQIVAAVRDGSLDEALLDASAGRIAALATRWQSTPRVSGPLDVDAHHALAREAAGRSIVLLKNEGGLLPLQGQKSVALIGAFVDQPRYQGAGSSMINPTRVDVVAHEIVAKAGEDFVFQAPGFTLNGSGDAAALRADAVALAAKNDVAVVFLGLPAAAESEGYDREHIDLPAVQLDLLDAVLEVNPNTVVVLSNGGVVALPFADRVPAILEGWLLGQAAGGAIADVLYGDINPSGKLTETIPVRLEDTPAYLNFPGEDGHVRYAEGLFVGYRWYDARKIDVTFPFGHGLSYTTFGYGDAAASVNADGDVEVRVTVTNTGDSAGREVVQAYTGLVSEAVLRPERELKAFALVALEAGESREVLLTVRRADLAYWNARADRWVVEGGAYTVDVAASSRDIRSSTTVEVAGDTVVVALTRESSLAEVFAHPVAGPIVQQAMAQMASAMEGASSIMPEGVDMAKMMGSFPIGRIGMIAGDDFGPEQVDQILALANASAS from the coding sequence ATGACCGACACCGCTACCCCGGATGCCACCGCATCCGTCGCCGACCTGACGCTCGAAGAGAAGGCTTCGCTGACCAGCGGCGCCAGCTTCTGGTGGACCAAGGGGGTCGAACGCGCCGGAATCCCCACGGTGATGCTCACCGACGGTCCGCACGGTCTGCGCAAGCAGCGCGGCAGCGCCGACCACCTCGGCATCGGCGACAGCGTGCCGGCGACCTGCTTCCCGCCTGCCGTCGGGCTCGGCTCGTCGTGGGATGAAGAGCTGGCGCACCGCGTCGGTGAGGCGCTCGGCGTGGAGTCGTCCATCGAGGATGTCGCCGTCATCCTGGGCCCGGGCGTCAACATCAAGCGCTCGCCCCTGTGCGGCCGGAACTTCGAGTACTTCTCGGAGGATCCGATCGTCTCCGGCGTGATGGGCGCGGCCGTCGTGCAGGGCACGCAGTCGACCGGTGTCGGCACGTCGCTGAAACACTTCGCGGCCAACAATCAGGAGAGCGACCGGATGCGGTCCTCCAGCGACATCGACCCGCGTCCGCTGCGCGAGATCTACCTCCGGAGTTTCCAGCGCGTCGTTCAGGACGCCCAGCCGTTCACCGTCATGTGCTCCTACAACCGGGTCAACGGCGTGTTCGCTTCGGAGAACCCGTTCCTCCTCTCGCACGTCTTGCGTGATGAGTGGGGCTTCGAGGGTCTCGTCGTCTCCGATTGGGGTGCGGTCAACGACCGGGTCGCCGCCCTGGCCGCGGGCATGGACCTCGAGATGCCGTCCAGCGGCGGGCGCACAGACGCGCAGATCGTCGCGGCCGTCCGTGACGGCTCGCTCGATGAGGCCCTGCTGGATGCTTCGGCCGGCCGCATCGCCGCCCTCGCGACGCGCTGGCAGAGCACGCCGCGGGTCTCCGGCCCGCTCGATGTCGATGCGCACCACGCGCTTGCTCGCGAAGCGGCGGGGCGCTCGATCGTCCTGCTCAAGAACGAGGGCGGATTGCTCCCGCTCCAGGGCCAGAAGTCGGTGGCGCTGATCGGTGCCTTCGTCGACCAGCCCCGCTACCAGGGTGCGGGATCCTCGATGATCAACCCCACCCGTGTCGACGTGGTCGCGCACGAGATCGTTGCGAAGGCCGGCGAGGACTTCGTGTTCCAGGCGCCGGGCTTCACCCTCAACGGCAGCGGCGACGCTGCGGCGCTGCGGGCCGACGCCGTCGCCCTGGCAGCGAAGAACGATGTCGCGGTCGTGTTCCTCGGTCTGCCGGCCGCGGCCGAGTCCGAAGGCTACGACCGCGAGCACATCGACCTGCCGGCCGTGCAGCTCGACCTGCTGGACGCCGTGCTCGAGGTCAACCCGAACACCGTGGTCGTGCTCTCCAACGGCGGCGTCGTCGCCCTCCCGTTCGCCGACCGGGTGCCGGCGATCCTCGAAGGCTGGCTGCTCGGCCAGGCCGCCGGCGGCGCGATCGCCGATGTGCTGTACGGCGACATCAACCCGTCCGGCAAGCTCACCGAGACCATCCCGGTGCGCTTGGAGGACACCCCGGCGTACCTCAACTTCCCCGGCGAAGACGGTCACGTACGCTACGCCGAGGGGCTGTTCGTCGGCTACCGCTGGTACGACGCCCGCAAGATCGACGTGACCTTCCCGTTCGGGCACGGACTCTCGTACACGACCTTCGGGTACGGGGATGCGGCGGCCTCCGTGAACGCCGACGGTGATGTCGAGGTGCGCGTGACGGTGACCAACACGGGCGACAGCGCCGGTCGCGAGGTCGTCCAGGCGTACACCGGTCTGGTCTCCGAGGCCGTGCTTCGCCCCGAGCGCGAGCTCAAGGCCTTCGCGCTGGTGGCGCTCGAGGCCGGCGAGAGCCGGGAGGTGCTTCTCACCGTTCGCCGCGCCGATCTCGCGTACTGGAACGCCCGCGCCGACCGCTGGGTCGTCGAAGGCGGGGCGTACACCGTGGATGTCGCCGCCTCCAGCCGCGACATCCGCTCCTCCACGACCGTCGAGGTCGCCGGGGACACGGTCGTCGTGGCGCTGACCCGCGAGTCCTCGCTTGCCGAAGTGTTCGCGCATCCTGTCGCCGGGCCGATCGTGCAGCAGGCCATGGCGCAGATGGCTTCGGCCATGGAGGGCGCGTCGTCGATCATGCCGGAGGGTGTGGACATGGCGAAGATGATGGGCTCGTTCCCGATCGGCCGGATCGGCATGATCGCCGGGGACGACTTCGGCCCCGAGCAGGTCGACCAGATCCTCGCCCTGGCGAACGCCTCCGCCTCGTAA
- a CDS encoding LysR family transcriptional regulator: protein MQELVGRLSALDPEATETLKVITYFDTLLAGGVGIEALVRGAAVLAGVPAGFAAGSRTVRVDPAGRRVAANEGAEATWPARETGGGTVWIERVAAAHANDQMVLERLAMAVGITVSRDGGLDHGATETAIDHDIDRDERAKALARLHVDAQQTVRIVALPASAADPRFGPSAVVATPWGLVRAIVVVDAAAAVTGRAGIGLAVEAIRLPTSWRSAILALRLAGADPVDAGALGASMLLVEAADALPEPHPDVAALESLADRPGALDALDALAETGSVRSAALRLGVHHSTLQTKVASLSARLGYDPRTPAGRTRYTLARTLLTAGRAHFS from the coding sequence ATGCAAGAACTGGTCGGCCGCCTCTCGGCCCTCGACCCGGAGGCCACCGAGACGCTCAAGGTCATCACCTATTTCGACACGCTGCTGGCCGGCGGTGTCGGAATCGAGGCGCTCGTGCGCGGTGCCGCCGTTCTGGCCGGCGTCCCCGCGGGGTTCGCGGCCGGCTCCCGCACCGTTCGGGTCGATCCGGCCGGCCGGCGCGTGGCGGCGAACGAGGGCGCCGAGGCAACCTGGCCGGCCCGCGAGACGGGCGGCGGCACGGTCTGGATCGAGCGGGTCGCGGCGGCCCACGCCAACGACCAGATGGTGCTCGAAAGACTCGCGATGGCGGTGGGCATCACCGTCTCGCGGGATGGCGGTCTCGATCACGGCGCGACCGAGACCGCCATCGACCACGACATCGACCGCGATGAACGAGCCAAGGCGCTCGCCCGACTCCACGTGGATGCGCAGCAGACCGTGCGGATCGTCGCGCTTCCCGCTTCGGCCGCCGACCCGAGGTTCGGCCCTTCGGCCGTCGTCGCGACACCCTGGGGTCTGGTGCGCGCGATCGTGGTCGTGGATGCCGCCGCCGCGGTCACCGGCCGCGCAGGCATCGGCCTCGCCGTCGAAGCCATCCGGCTGCCGACCTCATGGCGGTCTGCCATCCTCGCGCTGCGTCTAGCCGGAGCCGACCCCGTCGACGCCGGTGCCCTGGGGGCGTCGATGCTGCTCGTCGAGGCCGCGGATGCGCTTCCCGAGCCGCACCCCGACGTCGCAGCACTCGAATCGCTCGCCGACCGCCCGGGTGCTCTCGACGCCCTTGACGCCCTCGCCGAGACGGGGAGCGTGCGCAGCGCCGCCCTGAGACTCGGCGTGCACCATTCGACCCTGCAGACGAAAGTGGCGTCGTTGAGCGCCCGACTGGGGTACGACCCGCGCACCCCCGCCGGGCGCACACGGTACACGCTCGCCCGTACCCTCCTCACCGCGGGCCGAGCCCACTTCAGCTGA
- a CDS encoding alpha/beta hydrolase, which translates to MTQTIARPPFDPELEAVLAVLAESMPPSITPEMIPLMRQSAIIETSDDLGERGIERSDLTIPGYRGDDIVVSVYTKKGHTGTGPGIFHTHGGGMIIGDRFVGIAPMLDWVEQHDAVCVTVEYRLAPEFPDPYPVEDCYAGLVWMTENATALGIDPGRILIAGGSAGGGLAAGTALLARDRSGPALCGQLLIYPMLDDRDATVSTRQIDGVGVWDRTSNVTGWSALLGERRGTDDVSIYAAPARATDLSGLPPAFIDCGSAEVFRDEDVAYASALWASGVQAELHVWPGGFHGFDMMAPHTALARSMVEARGAWVARLLGD; encoded by the coding sequence ATGACCCAGACAATCGCGCGCCCGCCGTTCGACCCCGAGCTGGAGGCCGTGCTCGCGGTGCTCGCCGAATCGATGCCACCGTCGATCACCCCGGAGATGATCCCGCTCATGCGGCAGTCCGCGATCATCGAGACGAGCGACGACCTCGGCGAGCGCGGAATCGAGCGGAGCGACCTCACCATCCCCGGTTACCGCGGCGACGACATCGTCGTCAGCGTCTACACGAAGAAGGGACACACCGGTACCGGCCCCGGGATCTTCCACACCCACGGCGGCGGAATGATCATCGGCGACCGATTCGTCGGGATCGCGCCGATGCTCGACTGGGTCGAACAGCACGACGCGGTCTGCGTCACAGTCGAATACCGGCTGGCCCCCGAGTTCCCCGACCCGTACCCGGTCGAAGACTGCTACGCGGGTCTCGTCTGGATGACCGAGAACGCGACGGCGCTCGGCATCGACCCCGGCCGCATCCTCATCGCCGGGGGTAGCGCGGGCGGCGGGCTCGCGGCCGGCACCGCACTGCTGGCCCGGGACCGCAGTGGTCCGGCGCTCTGCGGTCAGCTGCTCATCTACCCGATGCTCGACGACCGCGACGCCACCGTGTCGACCAGGCAGATCGACGGAGTGGGCGTGTGGGACCGCACCAGCAACGTCACAGGATGGTCGGCCCTGCTGGGCGAGCGCCGCGGCACCGACGATGTGTCGATCTACGCCGCACCGGCCCGGGCGACCGACCTCTCCGGGCTTCCGCCCGCGTTCATCGACTGCGGCTCGGCGGAAGTGTTCCGCGACGAGGACGTCGCATACGCCTCGGCGCTCTGGGCCTCGGGTGTGCAGGCCGAACTGCACGTCTGGCCCGGCGGTTTCCACGGATTCGACATGATGGCGCCGCACACCGCGCTCGCCCGCTCGATGGTCGAAGCCCGCGGCGCCTGGGTCGCACGCCTGCTCGGCGACTGA